The following are encoded in a window of Fusarium falciforme chromosome 11, complete sequence genomic DNA:
- a CDS encoding NmrA domain-containing protein, translated as MAPAIQGRKIAITGGSGQLGKPTIESLLKLGVHTITAIQRPEATSTFPSEVIVKKGNLEDEAFLADVLKGQDALVLMPPLPQLVQLQEPAIRAAAKVGVPYVFPSEFGPDPFAGQLVEENGLLIAKKSIRDLIEKLGVSSWVSVAIGPWLDDGLVAGLWGIDAKARKATIWRGADAKANTATTAHTAQAVAAALSLPEAYLAKYKNKAVYTPSFYLTQREILDAVQRATGTTDADWDIESRNVNEVAKDYEEKISQGDSFAPFVKFFVTHFLEGHGGDFNHKVDAAELKKLEQLGLQKENLDQVVKAALA; from the coding sequence ATGGCTCCAGCAATCCAGGGACGGAAGATCGCCATTACTGGTGGCAGCGGCCAGCTCGGGAAGCCGACTATCGAATCCCTCCTCAAACTGGGCGTCCATACTATTACCGCTATTCAGCGACCCGAGGCTACCAGCACGTTTCCTTCCGAGGTCATTGTTAAGAAGGGCAAccttgaagatgaagcttTCCTCGCCGACGTGCTCAAAGGCCAGGATGCCCTCGTCTTAATGCCGCCTCTGCCTCAACTCGTCCAACTTCAGGAGCCTGCGATCCGCGCGGCCGCTAAGGTTGGCGTCCCCTACGTCTTCCCATCTGAGTTTGGCCCCGACCCCTTCGCCGGCCAGCTTGTAGAGGAGAATGGGCTTCTTATAGCAAAGAAGAGCATTCGTGATTTGATTGAAAAGCTCGGTGTTAGCAGTTGGGTCTCTGTGGCCATCGGCCCGTGGCTCGATGACGGTCTCGTTGCGGGCTTATGGGGCATCGACGCCAAGGCTCGCAAGGCAACGATCTGGCGAGGGGCCGACGCCAAGGCCAATACGGCGACCACCGCACACACTGCTCAGGCAGTTGCTGCGGCGCTGAGCCTACCGGAGGCTTATCTGGCCAAGTACAAGAACAAAGCTGTGTACACGCCATCGTTCTACCTTACGCAGCGGGAGATCCTAGACGCTGTTCAGCGCGCAACTGGCACGACAGACGCGGATTGGGACATTGAGTCGCGGAATGTGAATGAGGTGGCTAAGGATTATGAGGAAAAAATTAGTCAGGGCGACAGTTTCGCACCTTTTGTCAAGTTCTTTGTCACACACTTCTTGGAGGGCCATGGCGGCGACTTTAACCACAAGGTTGATGCGGCGGAGTTGAAGAAACTGGAGCAGCTAGGACTGCAAAAGGAGAACCTCGACCAGGTCGTCAAAGCGGCGCTAGCGTAA